TAGCCAAATATCCACCGGGCTTGTTTAAAATCGTTTCTGTCACTCTTATTAACGCAGTGGTTGTGGTATAACCAACAACGGGGGATACATTTTCCGTTTTTGCCGCGTCGATTACCTCTTGTCTTATGTCTAATTTTTCAGGCTCAAAACTCCAATAAACACCCAAAAAGTAAAGCGCTAGGCAAATAATGCCAACGATGGAGGTAACGGTTTTTACTGACACGTTAAGATTCATAACTCACTCCTAATGATGATTATGTTGATGCGCTTTTTCGCTTTTCCGTTTAATGCTTTCAACCGGTAATGTAATAGCCAAACGCTCTCCGCCTTCAAAATGCAGACTTAAAGCAACGTTGTCACCGGCACTTAAAGGCTCCTTAAGTTCGAAAATCATTAAATGTAACCCTGACGGCTGTAATGTCACTGTGTCATGCATGTTAATTTCGATCGCATCAAGCTGACGCATTTTCATCATGCCATCCGACATTTGATGCTCGTGAATCTCGATTCTAGAACTAATATCACTGCTTGCACCAATTAGCTTTTTATTTTTCATACTATGGTTACTGATCACCATATATGCAGATGAAACATCAGTACCAGGTATTGTTGCTCGTATATAACCATTTTCTATCGTCACTTTTTGATCTGCATGAGCAATATGCGTTAATAATACCAACACACTGGCAAATGCCACCGACATCCATTTCTGACAAGTCTTTGTGAAAAATCTAATATTCATGGCTTGCTATCTTTCCTTTATATACTCATATTATATTCATACTGCCATTGTAACTAAGCTAATTTCAAATGGATAATTTAATTCTTTCAAATTTACAAAATAATGTTTTGCACATAACTATTAATCGCTTCGACAAAAAAAATGCATTAAATTCAAAAATGTATTTAACATTGTGTGATTTACTCGCATCAGCTGCAACGAACGATAAAGTGAATAGTGTACTCATTCAAGGCAATGAAAGTTGCTTTTGTGCCGGCAACGATTTAGCTGACTTCATTAAGCATGCTAATGATGACGACCTTGCTGCATTTCAATTTGTCAAAGCACTAGTACATTTCAACAAACCTCTGATTGCTGCAGTTGCAGGCCCAGCTGTTGGTATTGGTACCACTATGTTGCTTCATTGTGATTATGTTATCGCAACAAAAGACGCAAAATTAAAACTACCGTTTAGTCAGTTAGGGCTTTGTCCAGAAGCCGCTTCAAGCACTTTATTACCGCTAAAGTTAGGTCATAACAAAGCTTTTGAGTTACTTGTATTGGGCGATACGTTTAGTGGACAATACGCACACGACATTGGTTTAGTTAATAAAATTACCTCTAATGAAACGTTACTTTCTGATGCACTGGCAGTGGCTGAAAAAATAGCGAAACTACCTGCAGATGCCACTCAAACAAGCCGACGCTTAATTAAACAAGCAACACAACCACAGGTACTTAAGGCAATTGAACAAGAAGCTATAGAGTTTTCAAGGTTAATAAAAACAAACGATTGCCAGCAAATACTGCAACGTTTTTTTAATTAACGACGTTCTCTAAAGAGCTAGTAGCACTTAGCTCTTTAACTTTTTAATTTTCTTTTTAAGCTCTTTTACCTTGTCTGCTAGTTTTTCTTCGTCGTTTAACTCTATACTCGTTAACGTTTTTTCGGCTATATCATATTTTTTCTGATGCATGTATAACTGCGCTAACCTTAATTGGCTCCATTTCTCATACTGCTTACTATTTTTTACTTGGCTATTTTGCAAGGCATGAATACCTACTTCTACCTCTTCACCAGTTTCTGCTGCTAACTTACCTTGTTGATAAAGCGCTTTCGTTTTTTCTTCATCGTTTTGCGCAAATTTAACGGCAAGTTTGAAGTCTTCGCGTGCTTTTTGCCATGCTTTATCATCCATGCTTGTTATTGCACGATAGAAGTACAATTCACTACTTTCAGGGTATTTCACTAATCCTTCTGCAAGTGTTTTGTAAGCTTCTTGTGGTTTTTCATTGGCTCGGTAAATAGTCGCAAGATGCTTATACCCTTTCACTGGTGCAATTGTTAATAGTTTTTTCGCATATTGTGTTGCTTTATCTATATCTCCACCAGCAATACCTGGCGCATGTAAATAAAAACCAATCGCCGTATCAAGTGCTTCAATATAGTTAGGTTTCAAGGTTAATGTTTTTTCTATCGATTCAACAAAATCTTCCGCATAGCCCAACTTTGAAAAAATACTTGCCTGTTGAGCCATAATAATTGCACTGACTGAAAAATAGTAATTAACTTGCGCATTTGATGCGTGTTGTTCTTTTAATGCTTCAAAATAATCAAATGCTGGCTCTCCATCTTCATTTGATAAAAGTAAACGCCCTTTGGCTATTTTAGCAGGCAAAGTTTGCTTAACATCATCAGGCAAGGCTGAATATTCAGTTTTAGCTAACGCAATATCTTGTTCAGTTAATGCTTTCTCCACTTTTTCCATTGTTGAGGCAACACTTGCTGAGCATAAAAAAAACCATATTATTAGTATTAGCGCTTTCATTTATTATCCTTTGTCCATATTTTGTAAATTAAGATTAGGGCCTGTTGATCTTTCGCGCTTATTTTTGCAGCAGTTTATTGGTATTTAGACAAGGCATTGCGATTAATGTGTGGTTATTCCACATGAAAAAGCAATAACGACGTATAAATACCAAAAAACGCTGCCCTTTGGGTTGAGCTAAACGCTATTTCTTCATCGTTGTTCGCAATTTACATGGAATAACCATGCGACATTGCTCACGTCTTGAACAAAAAGCGTTTAGTTCGAACAAAATTTAATCTCGAAAGATCAACAGATCCTAATTATATTGTCGTTGTTTGTTTCGCGTACATAACCAAATAACGCCGGCTATCATGAATATCGGCCAAAAGGCACCAAGTAATGCCATAGCAACTGCACCAAAAACAAGCATCGCAAGAAAAATCACCGTACCAAACACACTGACAACTATCGCCACGGCAACAAGAGTCAATATCACAACAACTAACGCTGAGATACTGATCGCCTTTAAAGGTTCAATAAGTTCTTCTCCCATGTATACGTCAACGTCAAAATATTCGACAAAACTGGTCCCTAAAACATAAGTAAGAAACAACGTGGCAATAATGGCAAGTAACAGTGATTTAAATAATGACATAGCCTACTCCTATCGTTTGAAAGTACTGCCTTAACAGGGACTAATAATGATTTGGAAGTAAAATTGTTGCACAAATATAAGCAACCGCTGTAACGACAGGAAATGCAAATAAAGATACAACCGCTGCAATTCTTACTCCCCAACGTGGAAATTCGTAATGTCGAGCAATACCAGCACAAACACCTGATACTTTCTTATACAATTGATCTTTCGATAACGTAGACTGATGTGTATATTGACGTTGATATTTCATGTGTTTTTCCTTCTAATTAATGGGTAAACATGACACTTTGAACATAAAGTGTCATGGCAACGTGGTGATTAGCTATTGACTGTTTTCTTCTTTAAATTAGCGATTTCTTCATCAATACGTTCATCTGTTTCCAGCGCTGATATTTGGCTTGCAAGATCTTGATTAGCCGTTAAATCAAATGCTTCAACTTGCGCTTCAACGTCATCAATTTTTTGCTGGTATCGCTCAAACTTGCTAATCGCATCTTCAATATTATGCACTTGTGCGCTTTCTCTTACTTTTAATCGCACCGTTGCTGATTCTTGTCTTAACACATAGGCTTCTTGCTTGCGTTTTGCTTCTGATAACTTACTTTGTAAACGCTGGCTATCTTCCTGTACCGCAGTTAAAAACTCTTCTAATTGAGAAAGCTCCTGTTCATAGCTTTCTTGTTCACTCTGTGCTTTATGTTTTTCAACTAAGGCTGCTTTTGCAAGATCATCACGATCTTTTGCTATTGCTGTTTCAGCCTTCTCTTGCCAATTACCAACAGATTTTTCTAGCTGGCGAATATGTCGTAATACCGACTTTTTCTCAGCAATATGTTTTGCCGCTGTCGCTCTTACTTCAACAAGTGTTTCTTCCATTTCTTGAATGATTAATCTGACCATTTTTTCTGGATCTTCTGCCTTATCTAGCATGTTGTTAATATTGGCATTTATAATATCTGTAAATCGTGAAAACATTCCCATGGTATTTCTCCTACTCTTCTTCTATGGTTCTTTTTGATGATGGTGACACCTGAGCGATCATTTGCTCAGTATGAACAACTGGCTTATCAGCTAAGGCGATGGTTAATTTAAGTTGCGCTTGAATATTATCTTTCAATGCTTTTGATATCTGCTGTGACACTTGTTTAGTTTGTTCTGCTACCGCTTTATTTACGCTATCTTCAATACTGCTTTGATTTGCCGATACACTCGTAATTGTCGTTAGTCCTATAACAAGTGAAGTCAATAATAATGAAAAACGTTGACGGTTCATGTTGCTCTCCTGAGTGTGTGTCATCTAAAAATTAAAAACTTACCCTTCATTAATCTATACATTACAAAGCTTGTGCCAACAGCGTAAATTTATTTAACCACTTGTTTTATAACAAATATTTAAATAATCACTAAATCCTTAACAATTCACGACATAATATGTCAAACGAAATTATAGTGAATATAACTACCGATTTAGTCTAATTGACCAATATGACTATTTGACTGATGAGTAAGACTCTTCACGTAATAGGTACGCCGAGACAATTACCTTGTTTGATCTAGGTTCTGAGCCCTCATAGCTATCGATACCTCTGACCAATGAACGCTATTATTTAGCAATTGGGTGAGAGCAAAGAGAAGGTATTATTCTTTAGCATTGCGTTTTTTATGCCTGCCAATGTGGTACAGCTTTCTACTTTATTATCAACTAAGTAAATCTGTGCTGCTTAATAGAAAAACAATTGTTCAGATGACATTGGGAGGCTTCAATTTAATTAATGGCACGAAAAATAATGTAACTGCACAAGTATGTTATTTAACAGGTAAAATATCAGGAGTAGGTATTATGTTTCGCCGGATGATAGTACAAAACCGAGAGGAGCAAAGAACTCAATAATGCGTTGTCGTTAATGGCTCAAGAGAAGCATGTGTATACATTGATAGTAATCATTATGCTTAATAAAAATAATTCACTTTGATGAAAAAGGCACATTAGTTAAGATATTTAATTCGTTTTTCTTTCAAGTAATCAAATATCACAAACAGATATTCGATTACTTGTATTGAGCTTTTTTTCAAAAAACCGAATCACAACTGAGCAGGCAAGCACCGCTGCAGCAGGGATCATCATGATCATAGAAATGGTTAATAAACTTAGCATCTTCTTGTCCTTTAATAAGGTTATAGTGAGTAAGATGCAAGAAAGTAAACAAAGGTTGTGCCATTACAGCAAAAAAAACATAAACCATTGAATTATAAAGAAAGTTAATTTTTACAAAAAATTAACTTTCGAAACAGGTTTTTAATTATCATAACCAGTTGGTGAATTTCACTATTTGTTAGTAAAAAAATTGCTAATTATTGTTTTATTGAGAGTTAACAACCTAATTAGTTTCCCGAATACGGGAATACACTTCCCGATTTCGGAACTTTGTCGTCATTAAATACCCTTCACTTTACCAAACGCTTCAAGTAGAACACGACTATTTGCACCTTCACGGTTAGCATTTTCACTTAAGTAACGACGATATTGTTTTGCCCCTGGTAAACCGTTGCATAAACCAAGCATATGCCGAACAACATGCCATACACGACCACCATTGGCGACATAATTATCAATATACGCAGCCATTTCTTCAATAATTTTCGCTCGTTTTTTCACCACAGTGTTTTCATGCCAAACTTGCTGATCCGCTTGAGACAATAAATAAGGGTTTTGGTACACCTCTCGGCCGATCATTACCCCATCAATATGGGTTAAATGTTGATTTACTTCTTGAAAAGATTTAATCCCACCATTAATGGAAATGTTTAACGACGAAAAGTCGCGTTTAATTTGGTAAACCCGCTCATAATCAAGTGGTGGTACTTCCCTGTTTTGCTTAGGGCTTAAACCACTTAACCATGCTTTACGAGCATGTACAATAAAATGTTCACAACCCGCTTGAGATACCTCACTGATAAATTGATGTAAAAACTGATAGCTATCTTGATCATCAATACCAATGCGCGATTTCACGGTAACAGGAATATTTACTGCTGTTTGCATTTGCTCTACACAGCGAGATACTAGAGCAGGTTCAGCCATCAAACAGGCACCAAACTTACCGTTTTGAACACGGTCAGAAGGGCACCCTACATTAATGTTTATTTCATCATAACCTTGCTGCTCGGCGATTATCGCACATTCTGTCATTGCTTTAGGGTCACTACCACCCAACTGCAAAACAACAGGATGTTCTTCTTCGTTAAACCCTAAATAATCGCCTTTACCAAATAAAATAGCGCCCGTTGTCACCATTTCCGTATACAGCACCACGTTTTTAGACATGGTTCGATAAAAGTAACGACAGTGGCGATCGGTCCAATCAAGCATGGGTGCAATAGATAGTTTATGAGAAATCATAACGTTAAATTAAAAGCCTATAAAAGTATTATGTCAGCCTCTTAAGATATCGGGCTACTTCAGCAGTAATTATACGTTTTTTATATGCGTTAAACAAAAGAACATCGGCTCTTATTACAGAAAAAGCAAAATAATCACTATGTATTAACAATCATTTAAAGAGTTTTCACTGAAACGCTGGGTAACCTTTTTTCTCTATGGTAGACTCATTTAAAACAGTGAAAATATCGATAATGCAATGAATATTGAAAAATTGTTAGAGCAAGCAAAAGCCTATTGTGTAAAAAGAGAAGTTAGGTTTACTCCAACGAGAGAGCAAGTATTTAAATTATTAGCAGATAGAAATAAAGCTGTAGGTGCTTATGATTTACTTGATGAACTTAAAGAGACCGACCCAGCCGCAAAGCCTGCAACGATTTATCGTGCATTAGACTTTCTCAGCCAGCAAGGGTTTGTGCATAAAATTGAATCTATTAATGCATTCGTTTTATGTCATCACTTTGGTGACTGTAACCACCCTGTACAATTATTAATATGCGATAAATGTGGTTTAGTTGAAGAAATTCAATCTAATGATTTTGATATGGCATTAAAAGAAATGGCTGGGCAAAAAGGCTTCACGGTTCATCATCAAATTGTAGAAGCACACGGTGCTTGCATGGATTGCCAATAATAGTTACTCACAGATAAATGATAAAATTTTCATACTATTATTGGTAAAATTAGCAATACTCGTCGATACTTACAGGCAACTAGGTAATTAATGTGAATTTTCAAGAATCTGAAGTAAATGTTTACATAACTTTTGCCAAAGAGCATAAAGTTGCTAGTATCTTAGAATAACAATTGGTATTCTCGATTTACATTTACTAATTATATGTGCAAAATCAGAATACTAGAACTGATAAGGCTTTGAGTACCTTCATGAATGTAGAGTTTATTAACCCATTTTTATCGTCAATGCTAAATGTAATGTCAACAATGGCTCAGATGGAATTGACCCCAGAAAAGCCTAAGCTTAAGAAAAATGAAGTAGCCATGGGCGACGTATCAGGTCTAATTGGTATGGTGAGTGAGCAAACAAAGGGCTCATTATCCATTACATTTGATGCTCCATTAGCATTAGCAACCATGAAAAATATGGTTGGCGAAGCACCTGATGAGGTCAATGAAGAAATTACCGACTTGGTAGGTGAAATTACCAATATGGTAACAGGTGGCGCCAAAAGAATGCTAAGCGAAAAAGGCTTCGAATTTGATATGGCAACTCCTATGGTTGTGTCTGGCAATAACCATACAATTAACCATAAAGCAGACGGCCCTATTGTTATTATTTCGCTGAGCGCGCCAGAGGGCAAAGCGTATATCGAATTCAGTTTCGATAAATAATAAGCCCTCTTACTAAGCTTTATTGTACCCCCATAAAAAAGTTAATCGTACGATTAACTTTTTTGGTAGTGCCCATCATCAATGGTTCCTTGTCGCCAGTCTGATCGAAGTATACCAAGACTGTTTGTTCGCGGGAATGAATCGATAATAGCCGTTTGATATAGTGATCAATCGTTTTTAACTTATACCAATTCGCATAAAGATTAAGTCAGTTCAGAGCGATGTCAGAGGTGGGAGAATAAGCGAAACGTGTGCAGGTATAGTTGTCACGTTTTGCGCAATTATCGCGGCTCTAACACGCTCCCAAAGGGCTGACGAATCCCCAAAAAATGACAGGCACAACATTTTATGATCTTATTAGTTCGCCAAAACAAAAATAAGAGTAAAATGCTATGCCTGAATCCTTACTTTGCCATAACTTCTTTGATAAGTCCTTATCGAATTTCAATCAAGCGAGAATGAAGACACTTAAAGCATGCTCTGAAGCACTTATAGCGTCTGATAGATTAACCTTAACAAGTTTGGGGCGTTACTTAGCTGGACGTGCGAACATTAAGCATAAAATAAAAAGGGTTGATCGTTTTCTTAATAACGAGCATTTGTTTAACCAACAAGTTGAAATATACGCTTCGTTGGCCAAACCAATCATTAGCAACTTGCCTTATTTAGCCATTGCAGTGGACTGGAGTGGTTGTTGTCGTTCAGATTACCACCTGCTTAGAGCGAGTTTACTCGTTGACGGCCGTTCTTTAGTGCTTTACAACATGGTTGTTGAATTAAAAGATTTTGATACGCCAGAAACCAATGCCAGATTTTTAGACAACCTCCTTCAAGTTATTGGTGAACACCGGTCCGTTTATATTTTGTCAGATGGTGGTTTTCTTACTCCTTGGTATACTAAAGTCCGTTCATTAGGATGGCACTTTATTGGCCGTCTCAGAGGCACGATGACATGTAAGTTAGAAGGTAAAAATACTTGGGAAAAACTCCCTGCCTTTCATCAGGGAGCGAGCTGTCAACCAACTCGACTTGGCAAAGCGAGGGTTACTCAACACAGTCCAACAGCATGTGATGCATTTCTCCATTTGTACAAAGGAAAATACAAAGGACGAAAAGGGAATAGCCGTTTTACTAAAGATACTCGCATGTATCGACGGCATGCTCATGAGCCATGGTTACTCGCAACATCAGATAATACACTCACTAGTGATCAAGTAATTAAGTTGTACAGTAAAAGGATGCAAATTGAGCAAAACTTTCGCGATGACAAAAGCCAACAATATGGCTTTTCGTGGCGGTTTAGTAAAACACAAGGCGTAAGGCGAATGAGTGCCTTGTGCTTAATTGCATGTTTAGCCAGTCTATTACTTTGGTTTGTTGGCTTTGAAGCGGAGCAGCGCAATTGGCAAATAATGTTTCAGGCTAATACGATAAAACACCGCAGAGTTCTATCGTTTCTTACATTGGCGAAGCAAGTAATTCGGCATAGACTCCACAAAATTAAAAATCACTATCTACAGAAAAGTCGAGAAAACTTTTTAGCTTATTATCAAATATGTTCAGTTATATAAAAATGGGGATCCGTCAGCCCAAAGGGCGAGTTTAAACGATTCATAGCCTGTGTTGTTGATTTTAACAAGGACGCTACAAGGATGTAGCTTATTAGAGAACGCAGGAGCACGTTCTCCTGAATAACCATTCTCTGCAATCAACGCCGTGCCTCTAAAGCGTTTAATTCTCGCTGAATGACCGAATATTTATGCGAATTGGTATTACCCTGTTCCTGTGGCTAAATTTGATGTGCTTACCAAGTATTATTGAAAAACAAATTAAATCGGTTCAACATAGCTACACAATGGCTCATTCAGATATTGCAGTATTACCCAATTAGGGCGTGTTAGTCTTTTAAGGAACTTAAGTAATCAATATTATGTGGCAACAAAAAACATTTCAGCTACCCGCAAAATCACGAGGGTTTCATTTGATCACCGATGAGATAATTAACCATCTACCGCACATATCAGCCATTGAATGTGGTTTGTTACACCTTTTCATTCAACATACTTCCGCTTCATTAACCATTAATGAAAACGCCGATACAACAGTAAGATCAGATTTAGAACGCCACTTTAATACCTTTGTCCCCGAAAATGCGCCATATTATCAACACACTTACGAAGGTGCCGACGATATGCCAGCTCATATAAAAGCGAGTACATTAGGTAGTAGCGTATCTATTCCTATTACCAATGGACGGTTAAACCTAGGTATTTGGCAAGGAGTTTATCTTGGTGAGCACCGCAATTTCGCAGAAGCAAGAACCATCATCGCCACTATTCAAGGGCAATAATTTGTTTTATGGTATTAATGACAAATCATCAATAACAAGGAAATTTTATGGGTTTTTTATCAGGGTTAATGGGCAATGCATCACAGGTTGATGTAAATGAGCTAGCCGAAGAACTCTCACCTATTTTAGCAAACAATGAAACGATTGAACTTGGATTTAAATTAATTCGTGATAAATTTATTTTCACCAGTGATCGATTAATTTTAATTGATAAACAAGGTCTAACAGGTAGTAAAGTTGAATATCACTCTGTGCCATATAAAGCCATTACTCACTTTAAAATTGAAAGTGCCGGCCACTTTGATCTCGACTCAGATTTGAAAATTTACATTTCTGGTCACGATACGCCAATCAGTAGAGAACTAAGAAAAGGTGACGACATTGTCGCTATTCAAAAAACACTCGCTAACTGTTTATTCGCTAGATAAGCGTGAAGATATTCACGCTATTTAAGGCGTGAATTAACGCGCTTACTAATATTACATAATAATTCGTAGGGAATAGTGGTTGCGTGCGCGGCAACCTCTGCAACACTTAATGACTCGCCCCAAAGTGTTGCAACATCACCAACGCTATCCTTTGCCCCTTGACCTAAGTCAACGGTTATCATATCCATTGATACACGACCAACTAAGGGGACACGGCGATCATTTATTAACACTGGCGTACCATTAGCAGCATGGCGTGGATAACCGTCACCATAGCCAATGGCAATAACACCAATAGTGGTATTTTTATCACTACGCCAATTAGCACCGTAGCCGACACCTTCCCCCGCCTTAATGTTTCTAATGGCAATTAAACTCGCTTGCAAAGTCATTACCGGCACAATGTCGTGAACATTATTATTAGCATCATGGATCATTGGGGAAACACCGTACAACATTAACCCAGGGCGAACCCATTGAAAGTGGCATTCCGGCCATGCCCATATGCCCGCGGAATTTGCCAAGCTTTTTTCATTACCAAAAGAGGCGGTTAACTGATTAAAGCGAGCAAGTTGCTCGGTGGTGGCGGAGTCTTGAGTATCGTCAGCACAGCCTAAGTGGCTCATCACAACAATATCATTTTGTACATTGTCACTCGCGGTTAATTGTTGATAGAAATCTTCAAATTGCTCAGGATTTACGCCTAAACGATGCATACCCGTATCAACTTTTAACCATACTTTTAACGGCTTATCTAAATCAGCGTTTAAAATAGCCGTTAGTTGCTGTTCGTTATGTACAATCGTTTGTAAGTTATTAACGGCTAAAATCGGTAAGTCTTGCTCAGTAAAAAAACCTTCAAGCAACACTATGGGTTTGACTATACCATCAGTTCTTAATGCTAATGCTTCTTCGATTCGTGCCACGCCAAAAGCATCGGCCTGCGGTAACGCTTTGGCAATACGTTCTAGCCCATGGCCATAAGCGTTTGCTTTCAGCACAGCGAGAATATTGCTGTTAGGTGCTTGTGCTTTTATCGCTGCATAGTTTTGTTGTAACGCGGCAAGGTCAATTAATGCAGTCGCGCTTCGAATACTCATTGCTAAATTAATCTTCTTCTAATACATGAGGGCCAGCGTAATTATCAAAGCGAGAAAATTGTCCTTGGAAAGTTAACGGTACTCGGCCAATTGGACCGTTACGTTGTTTACCAATGATAATTTCGGCCATCCCTTTAAATTCAGAGTCATCGTGATATACCTCATCACGATAAATAAACATAATTAAATCGGCATCTTGCTCAATAGAGCCTGACTCACGTAAATCTGAGTTAACAGGACGTTTGTCTGAACGTTGCTCTAGACTACGATTCAGCTGTGATAATGCAACGACGGGGATCTCTAATTCTTTTGCTAATGCTTTAAGTGAGCGAGAAATTTCAGCTATTTCTAAGGTACGGTTATCAGAAAACTGAGGTGCTCGCATAAGTTGAAGGTAATCGACCATGATCATACTTAAGCCACCATGATCTCGCGCAACACGCCTCGCCCGAGAGCGAACTTCTGTCGGCGTTAAACCTGCAGAGTCATCAATAAACATTTTACCTTTTTCAAGTAACAACCCCATAGTTGAAGACAAACGTGCCCAATCTTCGTCATTTAATTGTCCAGTTCGTATTTTGGTTTGGTCTATTCGGCCTAATGACGCCAACATCCTCATCATGATTTGTTCTGAAGGCATCTCGAGAGAAAAGATCAAACAGGGTTTATCTGAAGTCATCGCCGCCGTTTCACACAAGTTCATTGCAAAAGTTGTTTTACCCATTGAAGGACGAGCAGCAACAATTATAAGATCAGAAGGCTGTAGACCTGCGGTCATTTTATCTAGATCAGAAAAGCCTGTGGTTACACCTGTTACCCCATCGTGCGGTTGTTGATAAAGTTTTTCTATACGGTCAACAGTTTTTTCTAGCACGTTATTAATGTTTTCTGGGCCTTCAGATTTATTCGCCCTTTTTTCGGCAATCTGAAACACGCGCGTTTCAGCTAAATCTAGCAGTTCAGCACTGCTGCGCCCTTGAGAATCAAAACCGGCTTCAGCGATTTCATTAGCCACTGCGATCATTTCACGCGTTACTGCACGTTCTCGAACAATGGCTGCATAGGCTGTTATGTTGGCTGCACTTGGCGTGTTTTTCATCATTTCAGCGAGGTAAACAAAACCACCGGCATCATCAAGCTTTTGATCATTTTCTAACGCTTCTGATAGCGTGATCAAATCAACAGGGTCGCCAAGCTCAATCAATGAACCAATTGTTTCAAACGCAATGCGGTGAGAGCGGCTATAAAAATCTTCAGCAACAACACGTTCAGAAACACGATCCCACGCTTCGTTATCAAGCAATAAGCCGCCTAATACAGACTGTTCGGCTTCAAGCGAATGTGGTGGCACCTTTAACTCGTCGACAAGTTGGTCATGCTTCTTATTGTTTTTGGAAAAATTTGCTGGCTTGCGATCTGCCATTCATACACCTGTGTTGATTTATCGGTATCAGTGATCATTGCTAACGTTTAATTCACTGAAAGCTAAGGCGAGTATTATGGCTTAGAAGAACGTTTTAAGTAAAGAATAAGCGAAGAAGATTATGAGCGACTGCTAATGAGCCGCTCAAGGTAAACTTATTTTAATAAGCGAATAGTACCACTAACAGTTGTTGCTTTTACCGTTGCACTACCGTTCCCCACTTCAAAATTAAGCTTAGCACGTGGTGAGTACTTACTTTCAACGGCTTTGTCACTGGTAATATGGTTAAGTAAATCACCGCCTGCATGCGTTTTCAATCGAAAAGTAGCATTAACATCATCAATGAATTTAAGGGCAATGTCACCACTCACTGAAGACATTTTCACTCGGCCATTATCTGCTAGCGCTAGTTCACCTTCGATTTCACCACTTACTGACGATAGCTCTAATTCATCCACTGTTGCCAAACTAAATGTTAGATCACCTGATACAACACCTAAATCAACTTCTGTCGCATTTGATTGCGTATCAATTTCGCCACTTACTGCGCGTAGCTGCAAGCGACCACT
The Thalassotalea hakodatensis genome window above contains:
- the alr gene encoding alanine racemase; translated protein: MRSATALIDLAALQQNYAAIKAQAPNSNILAVLKANAYGHGLERIAKALPQADAFGVARIEEALALRTDGIVKPIVLLEGFFTEQDLPILAVNNLQTIVHNEQQLTAILNADLDKPLKVWLKVDTGMHRLGVNPEQFEDFYQQLTASDNVQNDIVVMSHLGCADDTQDSATTEQLARFNQLTASFGNEKSLANSAGIWAWPECHFQWVRPGLMLYGVSPMIHDANNNVHDIVPVMTLQASLIAIRNIKAGEGVGYGANWRSDKNTTIGVIAIGYGDGYPRHAANGTPVLINDRRVPLVGRVSMDMITVDLGQGAKDSVGDVATLWGESLSVAEVAAHATTIPYELLCNISKRVNSRLK
- a CDS encoding secondary thiamine-phosphate synthase enzyme YjbQ yields the protein MMWQQKTFQLPAKSRGFHLITDEIINHLPHISAIECGLLHLFIQHTSASLTINENADTTVRSDLERHFNTFVPENAPYYQHTYEGADDMPAHIKASTLGSSVSIPITNGRLNLGIWQGVYLGEHRNFAEARTIIATIQGQ
- the dnaB gene encoding replicative DNA helicase; the protein is MADRKPANFSKNNKKHDQLVDELKVPPHSLEAEQSVLGGLLLDNEAWDRVSERVVAEDFYSRSHRIAFETIGSLIELGDPVDLITLSEALENDQKLDDAGGFVYLAEMMKNTPSAANITAYAAIVRERAVTREMIAVANEIAEAGFDSQGRSSAELLDLAETRVFQIAEKRANKSEGPENINNVLEKTVDRIEKLYQQPHDGVTGVTTGFSDLDKMTAGLQPSDLIIVAARPSMGKTTFAMNLCETAAMTSDKPCLIFSLEMPSEQIMMRMLASLGRIDQTKIRTGQLNDEDWARLSSTMGLLLEKGKMFIDDSAGLTPTEVRSRARRVARDHGGLSMIMVDYLQLMRAPQFSDNRTLEIAEISRSLKALAKELEIPVVALSQLNRSLEQRSDKRPVNSDLRESGSIEQDADLIMFIYRDEVYHDDSEFKGMAEIIIGKQRNGPIGRVPLTFQGQFSRFDNYAGPHVLEED
- a CDS encoding IS4 family transposase, whose protein sequence is MPESLLCHNFFDKSLSNFNQARMKTLKACSEALIASDRLTLTSLGRYLAGRANIKHKIKRVDRFLNNEHLFNQQVEIYASLAKPIISNLPYLAIAVDWSGCCRSDYHLLRASLLVDGRSLVLYNMVVELKDFDTPETNARFLDNLLQVIGEHRSVYILSDGGFLTPWYTKVRSLGWHFIGRLRGTMTCKLEGKNTWEKLPAFHQGASCQPTRLGKARVTQHSPTACDAFLHLYKGKYKGRKGNSRFTKDTRMYRRHAHEPWLLATSDNTLTSDQVIKLYSKRMQIEQNFRDDKSQQYGFSWRFSKTQGVRRMSALCLIACLASLLLWFVGFEAEQRNWQIMFQANTIKHRRVLSFLTLAKQVIRHRLHKIKNHYLQKSRENFLAYYQICSVI
- a CDS encoding PH domain-containing protein is translated as MGFLSGLMGNASQVDVNELAEELSPILANNETIELGFKLIRDKFIFTSDRLILIDKQGLTGSKVEYHSVPYKAITHFKIESAGHFDLDSDLKIYISGHDTPISRELRKGDDIVAIQKTLANCLFAR